The nucleotide window ATCACCGGCTGCCTCACCGGGCTCTACGTCTTCCCACGGATGGTCGAAGTGCTCACCTCCTTCGCTTCGAGCGAGGACAGCACCATCCTGCAGGCCTCCTACTACTTCGACTTCGTGTTCAAGATCGTCATCGCCACCGGCATCGCCTTCGTCCTCCCGGTCTTCCTCGTCGTCCTCAACGTCATCGGCCTCCTCTCGGCGCGAACGATCGCGAAGGCCTGGCGGGTGAGCATCGTCGGAATCGTCGTCTTCGCCGCCCTGGTCACCCCGGCCGCCGATGTGCTCTCCATGCTCTTCGTCGCCGCCCCTATGGCGCTGCTCTTCCTCACAGCGCTCGCCATCGCGTCGATCCACGACCGGGCCCGCGGGTACGGGGGCGCCACCGTCGAATCAGACGCCGATGAGTGGCCGACCGGCCGTCCGCAGGCGGCGTCCACGGAAAGGAATCGACCATGTTCGGCCTGAGTTTCGAGAAGCTGATCATCGTCGGCATCATCGCCGCGATCGTCATCGGACCGCAGAGGCTGCCGCACTACGCGCAGAAGCTTCGCGAGTTCGCCAGCCTGTTCCGTGCCCAGGTCGACTCGGCGCGGAACCGGGCTGCCGAATCGATGGGCACCGAGGATTGGCAGACGCTCGACCCCCGACAGTACGATCCGCGGCGGATCATCCGCGAGGCCCTGGACGAACCGAGTCCAGCTCCCGCCGAGGCGGCCGGACGTTACGTCGTCACCGGTTCGTCCGGGCATCCCCGGAAACGGTTCGTCGCCCGCACGGGCGAAGGCCGTGCGGGCGACGAGGGGAATGCTGGCGGGAACTCAGCGACCGAGCGGTGACGCGAGGGCCGCCTCGGTGATCAGATGGCCACCTCGGTGACGTCGGTAGCCAGGACGCCGCCTCGGTGATCAGTCCTTGAAGTCGAAGTCTTCCTTGTCGATGCCGGGGAACTTGAGTTCGTACTTGACCATCTTCTCCTTGTGGTCGACGATCTTCACCGTCCCGTAGTAGGTCCATTCGCCCTTGGTGCGGTCTTTGTCTTCGACCGTGACGTTGCAGGTTTTGAACCCGTACCATTCCTGCAGTTCCATGTCACCGGCGCATTCGGCCTTTTT belongs to Brevibacterium spongiae and includes:
- a CDS encoding Sec-independent protein translocase TatB, encoding MFGLSFEKLIIVGIIAAIVIGPQRLPHYAQKLREFASLFRAQVDSARNRAAESMGTEDWQTLDPRQYDPRRIIREALDEPSPAPAEAAGRYVVTGSSGHPRKRFVARTGEGRAGDEGNAGGNSATER
- the tatC gene encoding twin-arginine translocase subunit TatC, whose protein sequence is MSTAAAEKMPLSAHLREARTRAVRAAVALLIGTVIGYLTSDLVMDVLRAPITELAASRSASLNYDSVTGAFDLRLRIAVYSGIILSSPVWLSEIFGFLTPGLTTKEKKVTFGFLGAALPLFITGCLTGLYVFPRMVEVLTSFASSEDSTILQASYYFDFVFKIVIATGIAFVLPVFLVVLNVIGLLSARTIAKAWRVSIVGIVVFAALVTPAADVLSMLFVAAPMALLFLTALAIASIHDRARGYGGATVESDADEWPTGRPQAASTERNRPCSA